The Micromonospora krabiensis genome window below encodes:
- a CDS encoding helix-turn-helix transcriptional regulator, which translates to MLATSTRLLRLLALLQDGRDRSGADLAERLDVTTRTVRNDVERLRELGYRVESRPGVGGGYRLGAGSELPPLLLDDDEAVAVAVGLRAAAAGTVAGIEETSLRALAKLERSLPSRLRHRVDALRAATVSAATGGPTVDAAILTTVASAIHRRERLRFDYVGHDGADSVRTVEPNRLVYTGRRWYLLGWDTERADWRTFRADRVRPRVPTGPRFPPREPPGGDAVSHVLRGVGSAAWPHPARVRVHASATTMARRLPATAGLLEAVDEQSCLLHTGGESLADLAAFLGTLDVPFEVLDPPELRDLLRRLAQRYAAAAADPTA; encoded by the coding sequence ATGTTGGCGACCTCGACCCGGCTGCTGCGACTGCTGGCCCTGCTCCAGGACGGCCGGGACCGCTCCGGCGCGGACCTCGCCGAGCGGCTCGACGTGACCACCCGGACCGTCCGCAACGACGTCGAGCGCCTGCGCGAGCTGGGTTACCGCGTGGAGTCCCGGCCCGGCGTCGGCGGCGGCTACCGGCTCGGTGCCGGCTCGGAGCTGCCGCCGCTGCTGCTCGACGACGACGAGGCGGTCGCCGTCGCGGTCGGGCTGCGGGCCGCGGCGGCCGGCACCGTCGCCGGGATCGAGGAGACGTCGCTGCGCGCGCTGGCCAAGTTGGAGCGATCGCTGCCGTCCCGGCTGCGGCACCGCGTGGACGCGTTGCGGGCCGCCACCGTCTCCGCCGCAACCGGAGGGCCGACCGTGGACGCGGCCATCCTGACGACGGTCGCGTCCGCCATCCACCGCCGGGAGCGGCTGCGCTTCGACTACGTCGGCCACGATGGCGCGGACAGCGTCCGCACCGTGGAGCCGAACCGGCTGGTCTACACCGGACGCCGCTGGTACCTGCTCGGCTGGGACACCGAGCGGGCGGACTGGCGGACGTTCCGGGCCGACCGGGTCCGGCCCCGCGTGCCGACCGGCCCGCGCTTCCCGCCCCGGGAGCCGCCCGGCGGCGACGCCGTCTCGCACGTGCTGCGCGGCGTCGGCTCGGCGGCCTGGCCGCACCCCGCACGCGTACGCGTGCACGCCTCGGCGACCACGATGGCGCGGCGGCTGCCGGCGACGGCGGGGCTGCTGGAGGCGGTCGACGAGCAGTCCTGCCTGCTGCACACCGGCGGCGAGTCACTGGCCGACCTGGCCGCCTTCCTCGGCACCCTCGACGTGCCCTTCGAGGTGCTCGACCCGCCCGAGCTGCGTGACCTGCTGCGCCGGCTGGCGCAGCGGTACGCCGCTGCCGCCGCCGATCCGACGGCCTGA
- a CDS encoding DinB family protein: MLRAFLDYHRSTLALKCDGLSDDELRRQSSPPSTLSLLALVRHMAEVERQWFRRVIDGQDLPLVWSAKGDFQEAYDASASTRAEAFAAWRREVEHSRRIEREAESLDVVGHNARWGTDVSLRLVMLHLIHEYARHNGHADFLREAIDGTVGA, from the coding sequence ATGCTGCGGGCCTTCCTCGACTACCACCGGTCGACGCTCGCACTGAAGTGCGACGGGCTCTCCGACGACGAGCTGCGCCGGCAGTCGTCGCCGCCGTCGACGCTGTCGCTGCTCGCCCTCGTGCGGCACATGGCGGAAGTGGAGCGACAGTGGTTCCGGCGGGTGATCGACGGGCAGGACCTCCCGCTGGTCTGGTCGGCCAAGGGTGACTTCCAGGAGGCGTACGACGCGAGCGCGTCGACCCGCGCCGAGGCGTTCGCGGCGTGGCGGCGGGAGGTCGAGCACTCTCGCCGGATCGAGCGGGAGGCGGAGTCGCTCGACGTCGTCGGGCACAACGCGCGGTGGGGGACGGACGTGTCGCTGCGGCTGGTGATGCTGCACCTCATCCACGAGTACGCCCGCCACAACGGGCACGCCGACTTCCTCCGCGAGGCGATCGACGGCACCGTCGGCGCCTGA
- a CDS encoding M15 family metallopeptidase, producing the protein MAPFRLGPTPVRVAVALLALASVLAACSRPEPRPAPTPAGPTSSGPSPSISSPARPALPGFVVLGDVDPRILTDIRYATPHNFVGRPITAYREPLCLLTRRAAEALRRVEDAALAGGHTLKVYDCYRPVPAVDDFVDWAKRPGEQQTKAEFYPHLAKSRLFADGYIGAPTAHSRGSTLDLTLVAVPAATQPAYVPGQPLAACTAPRADRFPDNSVDMGTGFDCFDSLAHTADPRVTGPARDNRMLLKRLMTDAGFVNYDREWWHYSYRDEPYPDTFFDAPVARSSVG; encoded by the coding sequence GTGGCGCCGTTCCGTCTGGGCCCGACGCCGGTCCGGGTCGCGGTCGCGCTGCTCGCGCTCGCCAGCGTGCTCGCGGCCTGCTCCCGGCCGGAGCCGCGTCCGGCGCCGACCCCCGCCGGCCCGACGTCGTCCGGCCCGTCCCCGTCGATCTCCAGCCCGGCGCGGCCGGCGCTGCCCGGCTTCGTGGTGCTCGGCGACGTCGACCCCCGCATCCTCACCGACATCCGGTACGCCACCCCGCACAACTTCGTCGGCCGGCCGATCACCGCGTACCGCGAGCCGCTCTGCCTGCTCACCCGGCGGGCCGCCGAGGCGCTGCGCCGCGTCGAGGACGCCGCGCTCGCTGGCGGGCACACCCTCAAGGTGTACGACTGCTACCGGCCGGTGCCGGCGGTCGACGACTTCGTCGACTGGGCCAAGCGCCCCGGTGAGCAGCAGACCAAGGCCGAGTTCTACCCCCACCTGGCCAAGTCGCGGCTCTTCGCGGACGGCTACATCGGCGCGCCCACCGCGCACAGCCGGGGGAGCACCCTGGACCTGACCCTGGTGGCGGTGCCCGCCGCGACGCAGCCCGCGTACGTGCCCGGCCAGCCGCTGGCGGCCTGCACCGCGCCGCGCGCCGACCGGTTCCCGGACAACAGCGTCGACATGGGCACCGGGTTCGACTGCTTCGACAGCCTCGCGCACACCGCCGACCCCCGGGTCACCGGCCCCGCCCGGGACAACCGGATGCTGCTCAAACGGCTGATGACCGACGCCGGGTTCGTCAACTACGACCGCGAGTGGTGGCACTACTCCTACCGGGACGAGCCCTACCCGGACACGTTCTTCGACGCCCCGGTGGCCCGGTCGTCGGTGGGGTGA
- a CDS encoding acetylxylan esterase, producing MFTDLSEEQLRAHRSAVREPDDFDGFWQGTLAQARAAGSAVRAEPVAAGLSAVDVLDVTFAGFDGQPVRGWLRLPRNAPTPLPTVVQYAGYGGGRGHPLENLLWAAAGFAHFQMDTRGQGSGWSRGDTPDPATAGPEAPGVMTRGIADPRSYYYRRLITDAVRAVDAVRTLPMVDPGRVAVLGQSQGGGLALAAGALATGVRAVVAHVPFLCDIPRGVVVTDARPYREVRDYLAVHRDAEERVLATLAYVDGVNFARRCHLPARYSVALMDEIVPPSTVYAAVNAHAGPTELSVWRYNGHEGGGIDDDAAALRFLREHLAPDSDPGARPGW from the coding sequence GTGTTCACGGACCTGTCGGAGGAGCAGCTGCGCGCCCACCGCAGCGCGGTGCGGGAGCCCGACGACTTCGACGGGTTCTGGCAGGGCACGCTCGCGCAGGCGCGGGCGGCCGGCTCGGCCGTGCGGGCCGAGCCGGTGGCGGCCGGGCTGAGCGCCGTCGACGTCCTCGACGTGACGTTCGCCGGCTTCGACGGGCAGCCCGTCCGGGGGTGGCTGCGGCTGCCCCGGAACGCGCCGACGCCGTTGCCCACCGTCGTGCAGTACGCCGGCTACGGCGGTGGGCGCGGGCACCCGCTGGAGAACCTGCTCTGGGCGGCGGCCGGGTTCGCGCACTTCCAGATGGACACCCGTGGGCAGGGTTCCGGCTGGAGCCGTGGCGACACCCCGGATCCGGCCACCGCCGGCCCGGAGGCCCCCGGGGTGATGACCCGGGGCATAGCCGACCCGCGCAGCTACTACTACCGGCGGTTGATCACGGACGCGGTCCGGGCGGTGGACGCCGTCCGGACCCTGCCGATGGTCGACCCCGGCCGGGTGGCGGTGCTCGGGCAGAGCCAGGGCGGCGGACTGGCGCTCGCCGCCGGCGCGCTCGCCACCGGCGTACGGGCCGTCGTCGCCCACGTGCCGTTCCTCTGCGACATTCCGCGGGGCGTGGTGGTCACCGACGCCCGCCCCTACCGGGAGGTCCGCGACTACCTGGCGGTCCACCGGGACGCCGAGGAGCGGGTCCTGGCCACCCTGGCGTACGTCGACGGGGTGAACTTCGCCCGCCGGTGCCACCTGCCGGCGCGCTACTCGGTGGCGTTGATGGACGAGATCGTGCCGCCGTCGACCGTCTACGCCGCCGTGAACGCGCACGCCGGGCCGACCGAGCTGTCGGTGTGGCGCTACAACGGCCACGAGGGGGGCGGCATCGACGACGACGCGGCGGCCCTGCGGTTCCTCCGGGAACACCTGGCACCCGACTCGGACCCGGGGGCCCGCCCGGGCTGGTAG
- a CDS encoding beta-xylosidase/alpha-l-arabinosidase: protein MTDNVTVDTEPSIAIWNDPSYDLPTRVDALVAAMTLAEKIAQLYGVWVGASADGGEVAPHQHEMEDPVDLEALLGTGLGQLTRPFGTAPVDPALGALSLLRTQQRIVAANRFGIPALAHEECLAGFATWGATAYPVPLSWGATFDPELVRRMADAIGEDMRRLGVHQGLAPVLDVVRDARWGRVEETPGEDPYLVGTIATAYIQGLESAGVVATLKHFAGYSASRAGRNHAPVSMGARERADVILPPFEMAVMESGVRSVMHAYTDTDGIPSAADEELLTGLLRDTWGFTGTVVSDYFGIAFLRMLHGVAGDWAEAAGAALAAGVDVELPTVKTFGAPLHAAVTAGQVPEALVDRAVRRVLLQKAELGLLDPDWDPVPPALRGVDLTDPDALRGTIDLDTPGNRALARQVAEQAVVLLRNDGTLPLARPARIALVGPQAENATATLGCYSFPLHVGPHHPEVPLGIELPTLAQALRAEFPDSEVVVELGATVDDPDTAGFAAAVDAARSADVVVVALGDRAGLFGRGTSGEGCDVESLVLPGVQQQLLDALLDTGTPVVVTLVAGRPYALGRAVDEAAAIVQSFFPGEEGTPAIAGVLSGRLEPQGRLPVSVPRTPGGQPTTYLAARLGHATDVSNLDPTPAYGFGHGLSYTRFDWSELTAERTVADTDGELRVGFTLRNAGDRWGREVVQLYAHDPVASVVQPVQRLIGYLRVPLDPGAACRIDVDVPADLFSFTGRDGRRVVEPGEVELRLSASSADVRLAVTASLRGSARHVDHTRRLHPRFTVTPSQG from the coding sequence GTGACCGACAACGTGACCGTGGACACCGAACCGAGCATCGCCATCTGGAACGACCCCTCCTACGACCTGCCGACCCGCGTCGACGCCCTGGTCGCCGCGATGACCCTGGCGGAGAAGATCGCCCAGCTGTACGGGGTGTGGGTGGGCGCCTCCGCCGACGGCGGCGAGGTCGCGCCGCACCAGCACGAGATGGAGGACCCGGTCGACCTGGAGGCCCTCCTCGGCACCGGTCTCGGCCAGCTCACCCGGCCCTTCGGCACCGCGCCGGTGGACCCGGCGCTCGGCGCGCTCTCCCTGCTGCGGACCCAGCAGCGAATCGTCGCCGCCAACCGGTTCGGCATCCCCGCGCTGGCCCACGAGGAGTGCCTGGCGGGCTTCGCCACCTGGGGCGCCACCGCGTACCCGGTGCCGCTGTCCTGGGGGGCGACCTTCGACCCCGAACTGGTCCGGCGGATGGCCGACGCGATCGGCGAGGACATGCGCCGCCTCGGCGTGCACCAGGGGCTCGCACCGGTGCTCGACGTGGTCCGCGACGCCCGCTGGGGGCGCGTCGAGGAGACCCCCGGTGAGGACCCCTACCTGGTCGGCACGATCGCCACCGCGTACATCCAGGGGCTGGAGAGCGCCGGGGTGGTCGCCACCCTCAAGCACTTCGCCGGCTACTCCGCGTCCCGGGCCGGCCGCAACCACGCGCCGGTCAGCATGGGCGCCCGGGAGCGGGCCGACGTGATCCTGCCGCCGTTCGAGATGGCCGTGATGGAGAGCGGCGTCCGCTCGGTGATGCACGCCTACACCGACACCGACGGGATTCCCTCGGCGGCCGACGAGGAGCTGCTCACCGGCCTGCTGCGGGACACCTGGGGCTTCACCGGCACGGTGGTCTCCGACTACTTCGGCATCGCCTTCCTGCGCATGCTGCACGGCGTGGCCGGTGACTGGGCCGAGGCGGCCGGCGCCGCTCTCGCCGCCGGGGTGGACGTCGAGCTGCCCACGGTCAAGACCTTCGGCGCGCCGCTGCACGCGGCGGTCACCGCCGGTCAGGTGCCCGAGGCGCTGGTCGACCGGGCGGTGCGGCGGGTGCTGCTGCAGAAGGCGGAGCTCGGGCTCCTCGACCCCGACTGGGACCCGGTGCCCCCGGCCCTGCGCGGCGTGGACCTCACCGACCCGGACGCCCTGCGCGGCACCATCGACCTGGACACCCCGGGAAACCGGGCGCTGGCCCGCCAGGTCGCCGAGCAGGCGGTCGTCCTGCTGCGCAACGACGGCACCCTGCCGCTCGCCCGGCCCGCCCGCATCGCGCTGGTCGGCCCGCAGGCCGAGAACGCGACCGCCACGCTGGGCTGCTACTCCTTTCCGCTGCACGTCGGCCCCCACCACCCCGAGGTGCCGCTCGGGATCGAGCTGCCCACGCTGGCGCAGGCGCTGCGCGCCGAGTTCCCGGACAGCGAGGTCGTCGTCGAGCTGGGCGCCACCGTCGACGACCCGGACACCGCCGGGTTCGCGGCGGCCGTCGACGCGGCCCGGAGCGCGGACGTCGTGGTCGTCGCCCTCGGCGACCGGGCCGGGCTGTTCGGCCGGGGCACCAGCGGCGAGGGCTGCGACGTCGAGTCGCTCGTCCTGCCCGGCGTGCAGCAGCAGCTGCTCGACGCGCTGCTCGACACGGGCACGCCGGTCGTGGTGACGCTCGTCGCCGGCCGCCCGTACGCGCTGGGCCGGGCCGTCGACGAGGCCGCCGCCATCGTGCAGTCCTTCTTCCCCGGGGAGGAGGGCACGCCGGCGATCGCCGGCGTGCTCAGCGGTCGGCTGGAACCGCAGGGACGGCTGCCGGTCAGTGTCCCGCGCACCCCGGGCGGCCAACCGACGACCTACCTCGCCGCGCGGCTCGGACACGCAACCGACGTGTCCAACCTCGACCCGACCCCGGCGTACGGCTTCGGGCACGGGCTGAGCTACACCCGGTTCGACTGGTCGGAGCTGACGGCCGAACGGACGGTGGCGGACACCGACGGCGAGTTGCGGGTGGGCTTCACGCTGCGCAACGCCGGCGACCGGTGGGGCAGGGAGGTGGTGCAGCTCTACGCGCACGACCCGGTGGCCTCGGTGGTGCAGCCGGTCCAGCGACTCATCGGCTACCTGCGGGTGCCGCTGGACCCCGGCGCGGCCTGCCGGATCGACGTGGACGTGCCCGCCGACCTGTTCTCGTTCACCGGACGGGACGGCCGGCGCGTGGTCGAGCCGGGCGAGGTGGAGCTGCGGCTCTCCGCGTCCAGCGCCGACGTCCGCCTCGCCGTGACGGCGTCGCTGCGGGGGTCGGCTCGGCACGTCGACCACACCCGGCGGCTGCACCCGCGGTTCACCGTCACTCCGTCCCAGGGCTGA
- a CDS encoding carbohydrate ABC transporter permease — MTADAVPASSPSRKPFAWSSPLTYALALAVAAISIAPVVYVIVGGFRTTPQIIADPAGLPDPWVWDNYARVLTQSDFWQQAFNSAVIAVGTTLAVVVLGVCAAFVLARYAFRGREALYTFFTLGLLFPSGAAILPLYLMLRDLDLINSYYAVILPQVAFSLPLTIVILRPFLAAVPRELEDAAAIDGAGRLGFLWRIMLPLSRPALVTVGVLAFVASWNAFLLPLLVLGDADLHTLPLGVQNFSSQYTSDTAGILAFTSLAMLPALLFFTFAEKQIVGGLQGAVKG, encoded by the coding sequence GTGACCGCCGACGCCGTCCCCGCTTCATCCCCCTCGCGTAAGCCCTTCGCGTGGAGCAGTCCGCTGACCTACGCCCTGGCGCTCGCGGTCGCCGCCATCTCGATCGCGCCGGTGGTCTACGTGATCGTCGGCGGTTTCCGCACCACCCCGCAGATCATCGCGGACCCGGCCGGGCTGCCCGACCCGTGGGTCTGGGACAACTACGCCCGCGTGCTGACCCAGAGCGACTTCTGGCAGCAGGCGTTCAACAGCGCGGTCATCGCCGTCGGCACGACGCTCGCGGTCGTGGTGCTCGGCGTCTGCGCCGCGTTCGTGCTCGCCCGGTACGCCTTCCGCGGCCGCGAGGCGCTCTACACCTTCTTCACGCTCGGCCTGCTCTTCCCCTCCGGGGCGGCGATCCTGCCGCTCTACCTCATGCTGCGCGACCTCGACCTGATCAACTCCTACTACGCGGTGATCCTCCCGCAGGTCGCCTTCTCGCTACCGCTCACGATCGTGATCCTGCGGCCGTTCCTGGCCGCCGTCCCCCGAGAGTTGGAGGATGCCGCGGCGATCGACGGTGCCGGCCGACTCGGCTTCCTCTGGCGCATCATGCTGCCGCTGTCCCGGCCCGCGCTGGTCACCGTCGGGGTGCTCGCGTTCGTGGCGAGCTGGAACGCGTTCCTGCTGCCGCTGCTCGTGCTCGGCGACGCCGACCTGCACACCCTGCCGCTGGGCGTGCAGAACTTCTCCAGCCAGTACACCTCCGACACCGCCGGGATCCTCGCGTTCACGTCGTTGGCGATGTTGCCGGCGCTGCTCTTCTTCACCTTCGCCGAGAAGCAGATCGTCGGCGGCCTCCAGGGTGCCGTGAAGGGCTGA
- a CDS encoding carbohydrate ABC transporter permease — MTSTNPTRIPVGGADAPPAGPRPARRSSARAAQTRRKWYEIIGLTTPAIVVYVMFVLVPMGFAVYYSLYRWRGVGPPTDFVGYDNYVLAFQDPVFLDALRNNVIIVVGSLVIQGPIALAVALLLNRRFRGRAAFRLLVFVPYVLAEVTVGIMWKLLLTGDGTVDALLRQLGLGSFVQAWLADLDVVIWTMLFVLTWKYVGFAIILLLAGLSNVPPELTEAAAIDGASWWQTQRHVMLPLLGPTFRIWMFLSMIGSLQAFEVIWVTSVPAVRSLGASATMATYMVDNGFFARLWGYGNAVAVILFVISFIAALLFQRFLLRRDIEGAVTGRRN; from the coding sequence GTGACCTCCACCAACCCGACCCGGATCCCCGTCGGCGGCGCGGACGCGCCGCCGGCGGGCCCCCGGCCGGCCCGGCGCTCGTCCGCCCGGGCCGCCCAGACCAGACGCAAGTGGTACGAGATCATCGGGCTCACCACGCCGGCGATCGTCGTCTACGTGATGTTCGTGCTGGTGCCGATGGGATTCGCGGTCTACTACAGCCTGTACCGCTGGCGCGGCGTCGGGCCGCCCACCGACTTCGTCGGCTACGACAACTACGTCCTCGCCTTCCAGGACCCGGTCTTCCTCGACGCGCTGCGCAACAACGTCATCATCGTGGTCGGGTCGCTGGTGATCCAGGGGCCCATCGCCCTGGCCGTGGCCCTGCTGCTCAACCGACGCTTCCGTGGACGCGCCGCCTTCCGGCTGCTGGTGTTCGTGCCGTACGTCCTCGCCGAGGTCACCGTCGGCATCATGTGGAAGCTGCTCCTCACCGGCGACGGCACCGTCGACGCGTTGCTCCGGCAGCTCGGTCTGGGCAGCTTCGTGCAGGCGTGGCTCGCCGACCTCGACGTCGTGATCTGGACGATGCTGTTCGTCCTCACCTGGAAGTACGTCGGCTTCGCGATCATCCTCCTGCTCGCCGGCCTGTCGAACGTGCCGCCCGAGCTGACCGAGGCCGCCGCGATCGACGGCGCGAGCTGGTGGCAGACCCAGCGCCACGTCATGCTTCCGCTGCTGGGGCCCACGTTCCGGATCTGGATGTTCCTGTCGATGATCGGTTCGTTGCAGGCCTTCGAGGTGATCTGGGTGACCTCGGTGCCCGCGGTCCGCTCGCTCGGCGCCTCGGCCACCATGGCCACCTACATGGTGGACAACGGCTTCTTCGCCCGGCTGTGGGGCTACGGCAACGCCGTCGCCGTGATCCTCTTCGTCATCTCGTTCATCGCGGCGCTGCTGTTCCAGCGCTTCCTCCTGCGCCGCGACATCGAGGGCGCCGTCACCGGAAGGAGGAACTGA
- a CDS encoding ABC transporter substrate-binding protein has translation MAMKHRAKGALALFATTALLVAGCNGGGSEEPAENELYKNPVTLTWWHNASQDGPGKTYWEKVAKDFSALHPTVTIQIEAIETNQLQRTRLPAALLTNDPPDIFQTWGGGEMREQVEADYLKDLTDQVKTEVANIGSAAEIWEVDGKQYGLPFRMGIEGIWYNKDMFAQAGITAPPTTFEELNQAVTKLKAINVIPIALGAGDKWPAAHWWYNFALRACSVDTLKKASVELVFDDPCFVKAGQDLKAFIDTKPFQPNFIATPGQNDPTSANGLLANGKAAMELMGDWNRGTLETVSTNPEALKKFLGWFPVPAIAGSPGDPKAALGGGDGFSCAKNAPAECVEFLKYIVSPEVQKGYAETGTGLPVTKGAEAGVVDPSLKSILEATSGATYTQLWLDTAFGSTVGTAMNNGVVAIFAGTGTPEKVVEEMKAAAKK, from the coding sequence ATGGCGATGAAGCACCGCGCGAAGGGCGCCCTGGCGTTGTTCGCGACCACCGCACTGCTCGTCGCCGGGTGTAACGGCGGCGGCAGCGAGGAACCCGCCGAGAACGAGCTCTACAAGAACCCGGTGACCCTGACCTGGTGGCACAACGCCTCCCAGGACGGGCCTGGCAAGACGTACTGGGAGAAGGTCGCCAAGGACTTCTCCGCACTGCACCCGACCGTCACGATCCAGATCGAGGCGATCGAGACCAACCAGCTCCAGCGCACCCGGCTCCCCGCCGCGCTGCTGACCAACGACCCGCCGGACATCTTCCAGACGTGGGGCGGCGGCGAGATGCGGGAGCAGGTGGAGGCCGACTACCTCAAGGACCTCACCGATCAGGTCAAGACCGAGGTTGCCAACATCGGCAGCGCGGCCGAGATCTGGGAGGTGGACGGCAAGCAGTACGGCCTGCCGTTCCGGATGGGCATCGAGGGCATCTGGTACAACAAGGACATGTTCGCGCAAGCGGGCATCACCGCTCCGCCGACCACGTTCGAGGAGCTGAACCAGGCGGTCACGAAGCTCAAGGCCATCAACGTCATCCCGATCGCCCTGGGCGCCGGTGACAAGTGGCCCGCCGCGCACTGGTGGTACAACTTCGCGCTGCGCGCCTGCTCGGTCGACACGCTCAAGAAGGCCTCCGTCGAGCTGGTCTTCGACGACCCGTGCTTCGTGAAGGCCGGCCAGGACCTGAAGGCCTTCATCGACACCAAGCCCTTCCAGCCCAACTTCATCGCCACGCCGGGCCAGAACGATCCGACCAGCGCGAACGGTCTGCTCGCCAACGGCAAGGCCGCGATGGAGCTGATGGGCGACTGGAACCGGGGCACCTTGGAGACCGTCTCCACGAACCCGGAGGCCCTCAAGAAGTTCCTCGGTTGGTTCCCGGTCCCGGCGATCGCCGGCTCGCCCGGTGACCCGAAGGCGGCCCTCGGTGGCGGTGACGGCTTCTCCTGCGCCAAGAACGCTCCGGCCGAGTGCGTCGAGTTCCTCAAGTACATCGTGAGTCCCGAGGTGCAGAAGGGCTACGCCGAGACCGGCACCGGTCTGCCGGTCACCAAGGGTGCGGAGGCCGGCGTCGTCGACCCCTCCCTGAAGTCCATCCTGGAGGCCACCTCCGGTGCGACCTACACGCAGCTCTGGCTGGACACGGCCTTCGGCAGCACCGTCGGCACCGCGATGAACAACGGCGTCGTCGCCATCTTCGCCGGCACCGGCACCCCGGAGAAGGTCGTCGAGGAGATGAAGGCGGCCGCGAAGAAGTGA
- a CDS encoding LacI family DNA-binding transcriptional regulator, with protein MTFPERVKMSDVARTAGVSVATVSKVVNGRYGVAQATVERVREVIHQLGYEASLGAQSLRSHRTNVLGILVAEFEPFSTELLKGASREVAGTGYQLLAYSGGDGDGTAVGWERRSLARLSGTLIDGAVIVTPTVVETKQGFHVVAVDPHTGPSGLPTVDSDNFAGAVLATNYLLSLGHRRIGHISGRADLESARLREAGFRRAMADAGVAVDERLVRVGGFRVESAAATAAELLGLPDRPTAVFAGNDLSAISTMDVARGMGLTVPDDLSVIGFDNIPESALVTPQLTTIAQPLQRMGAEAMRMLIDLVGGIERDPHVRLPTELVVRSSCAPYTPSSGPGRPASTTG; from the coding sequence GTGACCTTCCCCGAGCGTGTCAAGATGTCGGACGTGGCCCGTACGGCCGGCGTCTCGGTGGCCACCGTGTCGAAGGTCGTCAACGGTCGCTACGGCGTCGCGCAGGCGACCGTGGAGCGCGTCCGGGAGGTGATCCACCAGCTCGGCTACGAGGCCAGCCTGGGGGCGCAGAGCCTGCGCAGTCACCGCACGAACGTCCTGGGCATCCTCGTCGCCGAGTTCGAGCCGTTCTCGACCGAGCTGCTCAAGGGGGCGTCGAGGGAGGTCGCGGGCACCGGCTATCAGCTGCTGGCGTACTCCGGCGGCGACGGCGACGGCACGGCCGTCGGCTGGGAGCGACGCTCGCTGGCCCGCCTGTCCGGGACACTCATCGACGGGGCCGTGATCGTCACGCCCACGGTGGTCGAGACGAAGCAGGGCTTCCACGTCGTGGCCGTCGACCCGCACACCGGCCCGTCCGGGCTGCCCACCGTCGACTCCGACAACTTCGCCGGCGCGGTGCTCGCGACCAACTACCTGCTGTCGCTCGGGCACCGCCGCATCGGCCACATCAGCGGTCGCGCCGACCTCGAGTCGGCGCGCCTGCGCGAGGCCGGCTTCCGGCGCGCCATGGCCGACGCGGGCGTCGCGGTCGACGAACGGCTCGTCCGGGTCGGCGGATTCCGCGTCGAGAGCGCCGCCGCCACGGCCGCGGAGCTGCTCGGACTGCCCGACCGGCCGACCGCCGTCTTCGCCGGCAACGACCTCTCCGCGATCTCCACGATGGACGTCGCGCGGGGGATGGGACTCACCGTGCCCGACGACCTGTCCGTGATCGGCTTCGACAACATCCCCGAGTCGGCGCTGGTCACCCCGCAGCTCACCACGATCGCGCAACCGCTCCAGCGGATGGGCGCGGAGGCGATGCGAATGCTCATCGACCTCGTCGGCGGCATCGAACGCGACCCGCACGTCCGGCTGCCGACCGAGCTGGTCGTCCGATCGTCCTGCGCCCCGTACACGCCGTCGTCCGGTCCCGGACGGCCGGCGTCAACCACCGGCTGA